The Dromaius novaehollandiae isolate bDroNov1 chromosome 20, bDroNov1.hap1, whole genome shotgun sequence genome includes the window CACACAAGGCACTTGTGCCCTTGGATGCACACCCGCACCTGCCCCTGTGGGTGCACACGTGCCCTTTGGATGCACACCAACCCCCTGGGTGCACACCTCCCCCGTGGGTGCACACCAACCCCCTGGGTGCACACCTCCCCCGTGGGTGCACACCTGCCCCCGGGGTGCCCGTGGGCACCTCTCCATGTGCCCCAGGTGCCTCGCAGTCTCCACCCCACACCCAAGGGGGTCCCACCCGGGTGCACCCTGCAAAGAGGCGGGTGCTGTGGCCAGGGTGGGGGGGCAGCACCCTGTGGCACCGCAGGACAGCATGTTCCAGGCCTCACCAGGGAACGGGCGACGGTTCAGAGAGCCCTGGCAGCGCAGCGCTGTTTCATAAGCTATAAATAGAGGAAGAGCTTTGGGGCGGAGAGAAGCGGGTCATTTGCTGGCAGAGCTCCCTGGGCGCCCGCGGAAGCGAGGCCCTGCGCAGCGGGACCCCCATTAGGCGAGCCCCGCAGCAGGCCGTGCCACGACCGCCAGGCCAACAACATCCGCCCCCGGCTGCTTCATCCCAGTCCAACGCAGCAGGCAGAACGGGAGCCGCGAGGAACGGAGGAGAAGGCTGCCGGGAGCCTCCACGCCATCAATCTGCCGGGCGAGCTGCGAGGCGGAGGCGGCTGCGCAGAGCGGGTTGCCATGGAAGCAGCGGGGCTGCCTTTTAGGGGCGAGCGGCCCCAGCGCTCGTAGTTTATATTTATGAGGAGGATGACATGTGGCATCGCAGGGCGATGTCAGGAGAAGCGGGAGCCGAGAGGAGGGAGGCTGCATCACGCGGTGGCTGCAGGCCAGCGTGGGCAGGACGGGAGCCAGGCCGCGCTCCGCTTGGGGACGCAGGGCTGGCCGCCTTCCCCCTGCTCCTGAGGATCAGCACAGGGCACTTGTGTGAGAGTTAAGCTTTTTCTCCCACCCAGGACTCAGCTCCATCCCTCTCCATATCCCGCTGCTGCCTGGCGATGGGGTCAGGCAGATCCATCGCACTCCTCAGCGACCGTGAGCGAGGCAGCTCTGGACTGTTGACTCATCTCCACAACATCCCCCTGCGCAGGCTCGCGACCAGGGGAGCTGAAGCAAAGACGAGAAACAATTTCATCAAGATCACAGTGGGAATGAGTGACAAAACACCGTCCATCACGTTTCACCGTCTCACTTCTCCATGCCTTCGTGCCAGCAGAACCAGTAACTCTATGGATGAGGACCGCAGCCAGGAAAGGAAGAGGTGCTGCGAGTGCTCTCGCTGGCACTAGATGTTGCTACAGAGCACCCATATTCTAATTATAGTAACAGTGTCACTGCTGTACAGTGAGAAAAACACGTACTTCAAAAGGTTTCTAACTATCTAATTTGCTTCTGGGAAAACTCACTACAAAAACCAGAAGGAAACCCTTTAAAAAAGTCCTTTGTACtcattttactttctttaaattAGCTGAAGTTCAGCGGTGAGGGGGGTGCTAGGTGGGTAGGCAAGCAGCAGAGATTCCTGGTTTAAAACTGCCTTTCTGCTCATATGGCTTGAAACTAGTTTTACTTGAAATGGTGACATTTGGTGGATCTATGTTTAATCTAAATATAGCCCCAGAAAAGTTAAGTCACTATGGAAGTACTCGTGCAGTCAGATAAGGGAGGGAGCTCGGTGGGTAGTCAGACATTTAAAAGTCACTCAGCCAATGCAATTTGCTAGCAATGCTCTTCTCAATTATCTGATCGTGTGGCTGGACCTACGTGGGGATCACAGCTGTAGGACTGGGCGTTTGGTGCGAGTGAAGTGCAACCCACGCCTGCAAATTTCTTCTCTGGTGTCGGCTGTCCCTGAAACTGCCCATCGCTGTCACTGTCACTGCAcctgggagcagctgctgctctcggCGTGTCTCATCTCCAGGGATCCCACGGGGACGTGCTGGCGCAGCGCTgtgaagcagagcaggagggatTCAAGTGAGAAAATAGTAGCCCCATGCCTCGAGCTGCCCTTCGAGATTAGAGCAAATCCCCCGAGATAGAAATTTGCTCTGTGTATCTCATATTCACTAGCGAGTGACCGAGACTAGTCCCTGTACAGACGTGTAATAAGAGACAGTCCCTTCCTTGAAGAGCCACAAGCTAAGCAGATAACGCAAAAAGCAGAAGACTAAAAACGGGCATTCTGCAGGGAGCTCACAGCTTTCCAGCTCCTTTCTGCCACCGGGCTGATACATACAGCTTTTGCTGCATTAAGCCAgacagaaacatttgtttttttgTGCTATTTCCCAAGCTGGTTTTGTGCAGGGAATATATAAGCGATGTTCTTACCTCCCTCATCCATGTCTACTCAAAGATCATCTCGTTTCTCTGCCCTCCGACTGCAGATAGCACACAGAGAAGGTATAACCAGGCCAGTCCTTTCGCAACTATCACTGTTCATCTAAGTGCTCAGAAACAACATGTCTGATAAACGTCAGGCAACAGCACCTGCGTGTTGGTTAAGGGAAACTCAAATAAGAGTGAAAAAAGGTGCTAGTCTAGCTTAGTGCAAACAGTTCTTGTCCCATCAGCAGGGAGAGCAATAGGATCATGGTCTGTCGCCACAGAGGATCATCTTCAGTGCTGGAAGTCTGCTGTTTCTTGCACCCCCAGAGCAGTTTTTCCTTTGCGGCTGAATGCACCGTGCAATCACCagagacaaggaaagaaaaagcctgtCAGATGGGTTCTTAAATTAGATGGACAATGAATGATGAGCCTGTTCCAGTCGAGTGGAAGGGGACACACAGAACAAAGGGCCCTTGGGAAGGCAACAAGCAACTGAGCTGAAGCTTGGTTAAGGATAAACAGGGCTGTGTCAGAAATACCTTGAAAATGTACGATCAGCTCCTCAGGCAGTGCGAATCAGCTGATGATTTATTTACGTGTGCTGATTCACTTTTCATGCAGTACAAAGTGGCTGCTTCCAAATCTAAATTCCCTCGGCAGGATGACATGGAAGAGGGCAGACCAGCACGCAAGAGGGCCAGTGTGCTGCTTTGCTactgtgtgcctcagtttccccacggGGCAATGGAGGTTGGTGGGGAATTTGGCCCAGAAAATAGGTCCTTGAGAAGCTCCCACACTGCTCCCAGATCTCAGGCTGCACATTCcaaatgagagaagaaaagctTGCCCTGGTATTGGGGGAAGGGGATTAGTCAGAGGGAGATGATGACAGAAGTTCTGGCTTTCACTAATTAGAGGAGGACATGAGCTGATTCAGGGAGCATCTCCCACACTGCCCTGGGGAATGTTTTTCTGCAGTCACATTCTTCTGCTCTCTGGAGACCTAGGGACTTTCCAGGTAGCTTCAAATCACAGCCCTGTCAAGCAGAACCATGTCACATAACAGGCGACAGAAGATCTTCCCTTCGGGAGAAGCTGCAGGCTTGCCAGGAAGATAGGTATGTTTGGCACTGCACAAACCAGGCTATTACCTCGTCAGTCATGGGGCAAGTTCTGGGTCTTGAATTCAGCCAGAAGGCGGCTAGGAAGCAGAGCAGGAGACCAACACCTTTCACGAAAGGTTTCTCAGAACAGGTATCCAGAAACATACACCACCCTCTATCTCCCATCATTTGTGGTGGAAAACTTCCTCTCCTGGAGACTTTAGTGGAGGCTATGAGTATCTGCATAGGAACAAGACTTCAGATAATCTAGCATGGCGGAATAAAGTCCAGTGACTGAAAACGCAGACCAATTTAGAGCAGAAATAGGGCATAAAGGCAATTAACCACTGGATTTGTGGCTTCTGTATCACTTGATGTCTTTATTGGCCTTGAATGCTTCTCTAAGCAACCTAGTGCAGCTCAGCCACATATTGTGAGTTTGATACAGACGTCTGGAGATAAAATGATCTGGCTTGTCCTGTACAGGAGATCAGGCTAGAGAGTCTCTTCCggattgtaaaagaaaaaaactggcaCAACGAGACCTTAGTTTCAGTCATGGTCTTTGGATACAATTGTTTTACAAGTAAGAAATAATTGGCATTAATTCTGGTTTTGGTGGGAACATATCCTTTTGGAAATATTCAGATAAGGATTTTTCTTCAGCCTTTTGGCCTAGATGAGGTGCCTGGTTACCAAATATAGACATCTTCACAAGGATTTCAGTTCTGTTTGCGCTATATCAGAGGGGTGCTTTCCTCCAGCACCACAGCACTAAAAACAGTCTGGAGAAAATATAACCAGATAGATCCTTTGCTGGCTAAAGCATGAAGCAACAGACCCAACTGCCACTAGGGGCTTTCGGTTGGAGGTATTTTCTGTATATTATCTATATAATGAGACCCTTAAAGCTTTTCTGATTTGCCTTCTGGAAGATGAAATGCCCACATTGACACCAGCAAGTGCCATTCTCAGCTGACTTGCACAGGACTGAAATGGCCTGTTGAGTCATCTGCAATCAGCAATGCAGCCTTAAAGCTCTGAATGCTTGATACACTGCCATATAGCAATTTTCTCATgtgaagagaagagagaacagtCAGGCAcctcttccccattttctctctttctgccaaatgagtttctatttttttttttttttttactgttcccTTAGAAACAGGCAGTTTAGcccttccagccctgctgctactcTCTGTGCCATACAGCACGGCAGCAGTGCATGGCTCTGCCATTCTCCACTGCTCCCTGTGGTCTCTCTCCCTGCTCACATTAAATGAGCATGGCACGGACTCACGCTGCTCTTTGGTTGCATGCCTAGGAGGTAACAGGGAAGATGTTTACGGTAGACATGCTGCAGCAAGGGAGGTGGCACGCGAACCTCCATGCTGGGACCTCAGTTGGCAACCAATTATACAGCCGTGGTTGGCAAGCAGCAGCGGTTCCCCTGTGTTTGGACCCCTCTGCCTGTTCATCGGGGTGAGGTGTCGGGCTTTAAAGGCTGCACAGCGCGTGGTTCAGCTTCTCATCCCACTCACGCAAAGACGACGGTAACCCCAGCCCACTTCCAGCTCTAGACCAAACCCATGGTCTCATTAGAGCACTTCATTATAGAATGAAATCACCCAGCTTGCTGGAAACACACCAGCTCTTCCTGTCAGTTCCAGCAGCTTCTAGCCAATTTATTTCACAGAGCTTAGAAAAGCTGGAAAGGACTTAACCAATGGGATAAGCACATGGATCTCTCAATACCAGATTTTCTGTGTCAGAAAAGATTAAATGATCCGCAGAGACATGTGAACTAGAGAAAAGGTTCAGTGCACATCTGTGATTGGAATAAACCCAAAGTTGTTCAAATCTGAGTCTGAGCTGTGCCAGTTCTGTTTAAACCTGGGTCTCCAAAACACAGATTGGAGTGTGGAAGATAATAATTGCTATATGAATTCATACTGATTTGTCCTGTCAGCCCAGTTTCCACTAGGCCTCAGCAATGGCATCTGCAGCCTTGCTATAAAGACAGCCTTGCATTTGACAATGGGCCTTTTGGAGGCCCTTTTGTGCGCTGTAGCCACAAGCAGGGCACTTAAAAGGATTAGGAACACGAAAACCTTTTCATTCTCTCCTTCACTTTGGGCACTGCTTCCGAAATACTTTAAGACACCTGTGCTCCAGAGAAACTACCCACGTCTTCCTTTCTCAGCTCATTCACAACGGGAACAAAAATTTATATTGGGCACGTTCTCTGGTGCTATATTCGGCAGGTTTGATTGTGGGGAGGACTTCTCTTCAAGGATCAGACGGTCAATCTCGTATCTCCTTGTAGTTCTTATCCACTGTGGAAAATCGTATGAGGTGTATTTCGGGGGGCTTGGGCTTCCTGTCATCCCAGAGGTACTCTGGGGAAAGCACCTTGGAGGGTTTGTGggagaggaagtgcctgttgaGATGGCTTTCTTCCTGCCAGGCTGCCATGATCCCATTGGCTTTGTCTGCCAGGACGGTCATGTGGCAAGTCTTGGTGAACTCATAAACCTTCTTCACCAGCCCCCCAAACACAGCTCCTCCATAGTAGAAGTCTCCTTCTTCCTCAGGGATGTAGGCTGCTGAAGAGCTCCTCCTCTCATAAGGGAACTGGCTTCGAGGGACATTGAAATAGCCAGGGTGTATGGCTGCTACCATGTCACCCAAGGTCTCAGCCCCCCAGGGATTGTGGAACACCATGTCGATGTCCAGGCAGAAGAGGTAGTCCACCTCTTGATGGCTTGTCTCTGCTATGTGCTTGTTTATGTTCTCCATCCTGCGCATGGAGATCTCTTGCCAGCTGGTGTATTTCTTGATGGGGACAATGACGAGACTTCGGCCAGGTTGCAGCTGGACGCTGGGGATTGTCTCAGGGTTGTCAGTGAAGATGTAGTAGTTCACCCGATAGCCTTTCATGAAATGCTCCTCTGCTGACTCCAGGAAGCGGCCCACAAACCTTGTGTATCTGTTCAGACACAACACGTGAATAGTACAGCAGGGTCAAGGGTTGTGTGATGAATTATGGGAGGTATTTTAATGAATGCAGGGAGACAAGGGATGAAGAGTATTGCCTAGATATTGATGAAAGGATGCATACACTACACATGCAATAGGTAGAGTACAGCAGAGGATAAAGAACAAGTAAGTGTCTTCTCTTTGCTTTGGCCAATCAGCTACCTatccacagctccagctcacaaAGCATGGGCTAGTTCTCCAAAAAATACTGACTGTGCTTTAGGTATCTTGGGTGCTGAATCTGTTATCATGTAGGCTTATATGATCACAGACATGGCCCATGGCATAAATGTACCACAGAATGGGACAGATTGCAGCTCTGCTGAGGGCAAGAACAGTCAAAATAGTCTTTTCACAGAGGAAGTACATCAACCCAAGAACTATGCTTAATGAGTGGTTCACTCACTTTCCAATGGCAAAGGCTGTCACCCCTATGGTGAGATTCAGAGGCTCGTAGACACGGTCCAGAATTTCGGAGTTGAAGGTACCTTCCCAGATAATGGGGGCCAGCCATGGTGTGAGAGTCAGCACGTCCTGACGCCTGAAGGAAATGAAAGGGCATGTTAATGAAATGTAGCTGTTCCCTTTGGTTTCAAACCCAGTAATTGCAAAAGAGACACTGTGGAGGCAAATAGAAGAAGAGTGTGCGTATCACTATTAAACTGTTTATGAATGGCATTACATTCAGGTCTCTGTCCCTGCCCTCCTATTTAAGGTCACTGAGCATGGACATTTCTGCTTCTGCGATGAAATTCAGCACCGTTTAAGGAGTTAGCAAAAGCTCTAGGCTCCACTAAAATCTCATTTAAGTCCATAGGACTTGTCTGCTGAGGAGAGTTTAATGATCACTGAGCTCACAGAATAGGAGTCCATGTATATCTGCTATCAGTCTGATGCAGATTGCTACATATAGACATAAAATGCAAGTAATAATATGAAATCTACTATAAAAATACCTCATTGCCATTGTGTTATTAAAACATAGCTTGTGGCATGACAGTCTATTTCAACAATATTTATATATAGTTTTAACACATTCAGatataatttaaatttttatataagAGCCAGCATTCAAATGTGTAACAAAGTTATAGAAAATCCTTAATATCTCCTGTGTAGGTAGTGGAAATATTGAATATACATGCAGCAGAGTCCGATTATGCCTGACTGCAGCTATGCAATGCTATTTCaaatttcttctgtgttttcaggATCTCtggattttcttccctttttgtttttttaaagaaaatgtaatttaggaTGCCTGTTTCACCCTAGCCTGCTCACATTCCCCCCAGACCATGATCCAGAGCACTCAGCTGATGAAATTTCACATGCACATCACCGGATCACGCTCAGAGGCTGAGCCCAGGGGAAGCCATCTCCCACCTGACACACTCCCAGGGCAATAATAGCACAAGAACATGATTCTCTTGATTCTCTCCTTTTTTACTCCAATATATACTAGCTGATTTGGCACATTATTATATTCcagtaaggaaaaagaaatagacaAGCATGCTCTGTCAAAAAGGGAAATCTGCAGTGTGGGTTTATTAACATTATGCATTAAAATAGCAGCTGTCGTAGAGGAGCTGCTACGGGTAAGAGTCAGGTCACAGGAGCTGGCTCACAGGAGACTGCGAACAAACACGAGCTGACAAGGAGCAGTTGCCTGAGACACTTCTTGGCTGCAGCTGCCTAAAATCTTCCATGGCTGTTTAAACTCACTGGTCTGACTGCTTCTCAGCCAGACTCATCTGTGTGAGTGCCTATAATTTGTTCCAGGGTAAGATCCAGCAGGTTAGCTGAAATAATTGTGAAGGTCATACAAGGACCTGCTTGATTTTGCCCTGAAATGGATTCAGAGCTCGCCCACAGCTGGTTACAGATATGATGCAAACCCAGAAGGCATTCCTCACTACCTTCCAGCTATTATATCTTCTAGCTCAAAAAAAGTCCCTGATGGCAACCAGGCAGACAGGCTGAGTATGTGCTAATTTGTTAACTGGGAATTTGCAGTAGGTATGTTAGCAAGTATGCAGTGATTAAACTCAATCTTACAGCAGCATAGACAGTTGTAGACATACCCATGCAACCAGGCCTTTCATGGAAAAAGGTACTGTTCAGTATATAGCAAGCTACTGAAATCATGAGTTCAGAGGACCCAAACTAAAGGCAACAGCTCTAACTTATAGGACTAAGAGCCAAAGGATGAAGAAACTAACAAAGAAACTTACTTTGGAGCCAGTGCTCTTGGCTGTGGATAAAATAATCTGCAACAAAGAACAAATATCCACTGAATAACAGATGAACAGGCCAGGAGGAGAGGAACAGCAGTTTAAAGGTCAAGAAAGAGAAGGGCAGCACTTACTGGGGGAAAAGCTGGATTGGCTTCTCTTCTCTATACTGGAGTTTCATGGAGCTGCATGATAGGGTGGAAAAAGAAAGGGCTGTAATGCATTTCTTAAAACAAGGACAGGGTTCAGCTTCAGGATCTGCTGTTGTACTGACAGCTGTCCGAGTTCTCGCTCCAGCTGCCACGCATACTGCTCTGCCTGGTACAGAGAGCAAGGCACTGCCTGTACGCTGCTTTAAGGGCTGCCAGACAAATCACTGTACTGAAGTAGCACACAGGACAGAACAGGGATAGAGAGatgctggcagctctcagagtctGTGGGTAATTCAGTGTTTAGGGGTCAGCCTCCTGGGAAGCACATGCTTGTTGGGACTGCTTGTAGTGGTCATGGACGCACCCCATTCCCTGCTCTACTGGAAGGCTGAACTACCTGCAATACCTCATACTTTAAACAGCATTGAGAGAAATACGCATCTTACTGGACACAATGTTTTTCAGTAGCTTGAAATAACCAGAAGTGCCTCTGTAAGAGATCATATTTTCTattcaaacttttaaaaaggaTTAGTAGACTATGATAAAGAAGGGGAAAAGCTGTCTCTTATCATGTTATGGGCTGTAGTCCAATATGGCACTGAAGTCATTTAGGCCATATATCCTGCTCCTCCAAAGTGTAAATTATCTCTTATACAGCTTTAAGATTGCTTTTAGAACCCACACTAAGCTGATTATCCACATTAGTTTGCAACACACAGTAAAGCCAACTCTTAAAACCACAAGGTTTCTGGAGAAGCAgccagctttttattttgttcacaACAGGCCTCTGGTCCATGCCTCAAGTTTTACcataatacaaataaatacataatgtGAGTGGAAAGCATGGATCATATATCACAGAAAAGATCCAGAATGAAGAGGCTGGGGGAtcattcccagctctgccagaaCTCCCTATGAGATTCTTTATCTCACCTCTCCAACTTAAGTTTCTTCATCTAGTAAGCTGGGATACTTAAGCCACGTCTCAAAGCACAGTGAGATCCTGtacacgtgcatgtgtgtgtttagaCCCTGATGATGAACTCAGGGTTAACCTGTAAGTCACAGCTTCTGTGATCCACAACAAACAAGGCCTCACTCGTGCTGTTCAAATACAGAGCTGTCCTGAAGGGCGAGCAGACCGAAGCAGAAAAGGTTGCATTATTACCATTCCATTCCAAAAGTGTGACTAATTATAGAGTcatcattttataaaataaagaataaatgacTACTTGTTTATAACTAGCTATGATGTTAAAAGGGTTACTCCCAACGGCTCCTGGTAACCTCAGTGAAACATGCTGTAAGATTGTTAGTGAACTGTAGCTCTTGTAACAGTGAGCTGTATTATTCATTATATGCAAAACAGGATACTTACAAGATTTTGGGGCAAGGAAGGTAATATGGGAGGTAGTGCGCTTTCCCGTTCCC containing:
- the LOC112979913 gene encoding globoside alpha-1,3-N-acetylgalactosaminyltransferase 1 isoform X1, which gives rise to MISRKVVGSLVCLFIVTVFIWMTVGNGKAHYLPYYLPCPKIFSMKLQYREEKPIQLFPQLFYPQPRALAPKRQDVLTLTPWLAPIIWEGTFNSEILDRVYEPLNLTIGVTAFAIGKYTRFVGRFLESAEEHFMKGYRVNYYIFTDNPETIPSVQLQPGRSLVIVPIKKYTSWQEISMRRMENINKHIAETSHQEVDYLFCLDIDMVFHNPWGAETLGDMVAAIHPGYFNVPRSQFPYERRSSSAAYIPEEEGDFYYGGAVFGGLVKKVYEFTKTCHMTVLADKANGIMAAWQEESHLNRHFLSHKPSKVLSPEYLWDDRKPKPPEIHLIRFSTVDKNYKEIRD
- the LOC112979913 gene encoding globoside alpha-1,3-N-acetylgalactosaminyltransferase 1 isoform X2, with translation MTVGNGKAHYLPYYLPCPKIFSMKLQYREEKPIQLFPQLFYPQPRALAPKRQDVLTLTPWLAPIIWEGTFNSEILDRVYEPLNLTIGVTAFAIGKYTRFVGRFLESAEEHFMKGYRVNYYIFTDNPETIPSVQLQPGRSLVIVPIKKYTSWQEISMRRMENINKHIAETSHQEVDYLFCLDIDMVFHNPWGAETLGDMVAAIHPGYFNVPRSQFPYERRSSSAAYIPEEEGDFYYGGAVFGGLVKKVYEFTKTCHMTVLADKANGIMAAWQEESHLNRHFLSHKPSKVLSPEYLWDDRKPKPPEIHLIRFSTVDKNYKEIRD